The following are encoded in a window of Rubellicoccus peritrichatus genomic DNA:
- a CDS encoding translation initiation factor — translation MGKRKDRISTSGSTDSLGSNPFGGLDGSGLPQAPKVVSKPEVSPVKPEKKKSRGRIDVRREKAGRGGKTVTVLSGEGLNNQCPAVIEKIAKTLKGRFATGGVAKGKTVELQGDHREAVKVYLENEGYRVVFTGG, via the coding sequence ATGGGAAAAAGGAAAGACAGAATTTCGACAAGCGGCTCTACTGACAGTTTGGGCTCAAATCCTTTTGGTGGACTCGATGGGTCAGGGTTGCCTCAGGCCCCCAAAGTGGTCTCAAAACCAGAGGTTAGTCCAGTCAAACCTGAGAAGAAGAAAAGTCGTGGGCGCATTGATGTGCGTCGGGAGAAGGCTGGCCGAGGAGGCAAGACGGTCACTGTTTTGTCAGGCGAGGGGTTGAACAATCAATGTCCTGCCGTCATTGAGAAGATTGCCAAGACTTTGAAGGGAAGATTTGCAACGGGAGGTGTTGCCAAGGGAAAAACAGTCGAGCTGCAAGGAGATCACCGTGAGGCGGTCAAAGTCTACCTTGAGAATGAAGGATATCGAGTCGTCTTTACGGGAGGCTGA